One window of Curtobacterium sp. 458 genomic DNA carries:
- a CDS encoding LacI family DNA-binding transcriptional regulator: protein MQQVADRAGVSIATVSFVVNGTKYVTPATTARVRTAMRELKFRGNVVARALASRRTRIIALLFPTTGNRFSPTTSEFFMSAAERASERGYHLVLWPVDPAGDDLDDLVSGGLVDGVILMEVRMDDPRVAVLTDLDVPFTLIGRTRDSTGLPFVDIDFETTIVDSIGHLESLGHRRFGIVLENLEGTPMAGYAPHLRAESTFRAMIADRGLTGTVVYAGSGSEGGRAAVGELLSADPDCTAVLLMKDDSAGGLLVGLFDAGRRVPEDVSVLSIASSAANADQHYPRLSTMLAPGRELGTRAADALIDQLDGTSAELPHFLLPCTLRSAESTAPARR, encoded by the coding sequence ATGCAGCAGGTCGCCGACCGCGCCGGGGTCTCGATCGCCACGGTGTCGTTCGTCGTGAACGGCACGAAGTACGTCACCCCCGCGACGACCGCCCGCGTCCGGACCGCGATGCGCGAGCTGAAGTTCCGCGGCAACGTCGTCGCCCGCGCGCTCGCGAGCCGCCGGACCCGCATCATCGCGCTGCTCTTCCCGACCACGGGCAACCGGTTCAGCCCGACGACCTCGGAGTTCTTCATGAGCGCGGCCGAGCGAGCCTCCGAGCGCGGCTACCACCTCGTGCTCTGGCCGGTCGACCCCGCGGGGGACGACCTCGACGACCTCGTGTCCGGTGGGCTCGTCGACGGCGTGATCCTCATGGAGGTGCGGATGGACGACCCACGCGTGGCCGTCCTCACCGACCTCGACGTCCCGTTCACGCTCATCGGTCGCACCCGGGACAGCACGGGCCTGCCGTTCGTCGACATCGACTTCGAGACGACCATCGTGGACAGCATCGGCCACCTCGAGTCGCTCGGGCACCGCCGCTTCGGCATCGTCCTGGAGAACCTCGAGGGCACACCGATGGCCGGGTACGCCCCGCACCTCCGCGCCGAGTCCACGTTCCGAGCGATGATCGCCGACCGCGGCCTCACCGGGACCGTCGTCTACGCCGGGTCCGGCAGCGAGGGTGGTCGTGCGGCCGTGGGTGAACTCCTCTCGGCCGACCCGGACTGCACCGCGGTGCTCCTGATGAAGGACGACAGCGCCGGCGGACTGCTCGTCGGGCTCTTCGACGCCGGCCGCCGCGTCCCCGAGGACGTCTCGGTGCTGAGCATCGCGTCCTCCGCGGCGAACGCCGACCAGCACTACCCGCGGCTGTCGACCATGCTCGCGCCGGGTCGTGAGCTGGGCACCCGCGCCGCCGACGCCCTCATCGACCAGCTCGACGGCACCTCGGCGGAGCTGCCGCACTTCCTGCTGCCCTGCACGCTCCGCTCCGCGGAGTCCACCGCGCCCGCGCGGCGCTGA
- a CDS encoding sugar ABC transporter permease has translation MSAGTATRGGSRGPAGGPALRPGGTGRRDGYRPTSARSRMERVRARGAWGFAAPALLVVAAVTIFPVVYSIVLSFADVEVGYEGFSIQSFGLGNYAALLQSADWYRALGFTVLYTVVTVFVELVLGMLVALVLERLGATRGWMLALMLIPWSLVTIVNAQLWKYVYDSTYGVATWFFGLFGDAPVILGEPVPAITGLMVADIWKTTPFVAIILLAGLVQISEDHYEAAELDGANTWQTFWRVVLPQLTPTLTIAVLFRILQAFGVFDLPFVLTNGGPGTATQSLAIMGYKVLFQDINIGPGAAIATSTAVIVAAGCLLFLRAFRNQAKGGD, from the coding sequence GTGAGCGCCGGCACCGCGACGCGGGGCGGTTCCCGCGGACCGGCCGGCGGTCCGGCGCTCCGGCCTGGAGGCACGGGTCGCCGTGACGGGTACCGCCCGACGAGCGCGCGGTCGCGCATGGAGCGTGTGCGCGCGCGGGGCGCGTGGGGCTTCGCGGCCCCCGCGCTCCTGGTCGTCGCCGCGGTCACGATCTTCCCGGTGGTGTACTCGATCGTCCTGAGCTTCGCGGACGTCGAGGTCGGCTACGAGGGCTTCTCGATCCAGTCCTTCGGGCTCGGCAACTACGCGGCCCTGCTCCAGAGCGCCGACTGGTACCGGGCGCTCGGGTTCACGGTGCTCTACACGGTCGTGACGGTCTTCGTGGAGCTCGTCCTCGGCATGCTCGTGGCCCTCGTGCTCGAACGGCTCGGGGCGACCCGCGGCTGGATGCTCGCGCTCATGCTGATCCCGTGGTCGCTCGTCACGATCGTGAACGCGCAGCTCTGGAAGTACGTCTACGACTCCACGTACGGCGTCGCGACGTGGTTCTTCGGGCTGTTCGGGGACGCCCCGGTGATCCTCGGCGAACCGGTCCCCGCGATCACGGGCCTCATGGTCGCGGACATCTGGAAGACGACACCGTTCGTGGCGATCATCCTGCTCGCGGGCCTCGTGCAGATCTCGGAGGACCACTACGAGGCCGCCGAGCTCGACGGCGCGAACACGTGGCAGACGTTCTGGCGCGTGGTGCTCCCGCAGCTCACCCCGACGCTGACGATCGCCGTCCTCTTCCGCATCCTGCAGGCGTTCGGCGTCTTCGACCTGCCGTTCGTGCTGACGAACGGCGGACCGGGCACCGCCACGCAGTCCCTCGCGATCATGGGCTACAAGGTGCTCTTCCAGGACATCAACATCGGCCCCGGCGCCGCGATCGCCACGAGCACGGCGGTCATCGTCGCGGCGGGCTGTCTGCTGTTCCTCCGGGCCTTCCGGAACCAGGCGAAGGGAGGGGACTGA
- a CDS encoding sugar ABC transporter permease, with translation MSASTQAPARTPSRPATRTTVAPPVRPGQRRARLRSGITRWLFVIPAALFVAVFFGYPVVKNILMSFQDYTTATFFTGEAPWVGLANYVSVFSSSVFTTSVVNTALFTAGSIVLQFVIGLGLALFFRRHFPLSGFLRGLLLLPWLLPLIASSAVWKWLLDQDSGALNQLLGLVGIAPVPWLVSPSLALIAVIGVNVWLGIPFNTTILYSGLQSVPPELYEAGALDGATGFKAFWYITWPSIRSVVSIVIVLGVVYTLKVVDIILGLTGGGPANSTQTLATNAYHQSFVNFQFGIGAAVSNVLIVVSFVFAMIYIAISRKAVDE, from the coding sequence ATGAGCGCCTCGACACAGGCACCCGCTCGCACTCCGTCCCGCCCGGCGACACGGACCACCGTCGCCCCGCCCGTCCGCCCCGGACAGCGCCGCGCGCGTCTCCGGAGCGGCATCACCCGCTGGCTGTTCGTCATCCCGGCCGCGCTCTTCGTCGCGGTGTTCTTCGGCTACCCGGTCGTCAAGAACATCCTGATGTCCTTCCAGGACTACACGACCGCCACGTTCTTCACCGGCGAGGCCCCCTGGGTGGGACTCGCGAACTACGTCTCCGTGTTCTCCAGCTCGGTCTTCACGACGAGCGTGGTGAACACGGCGCTCTTCACGGCCGGTTCGATCGTCCTGCAGTTCGTGATCGGCCTCGGGCTCGCCCTGTTCTTCCGCCGGCACTTCCCGCTGTCCGGCTTCCTGCGCGGGCTGCTCCTCCTGCCGTGGCTGCTGCCCCTCATCGCCTCGAGCGCGGTGTGGAAGTGGCTGCTCGACCAGGACAGCGGCGCGCTCAACCAGCTGCTCGGCCTCGTCGGGATCGCGCCGGTGCCGTGGCTGGTCAGCCCGAGCCTCGCGCTCATCGCGGTGATCGGCGTCAACGTGTGGCTCGGCATCCCGTTCAACACGACGATCCTCTACAGCGGCCTGCAGTCGGTGCCGCCGGAGCTCTACGAAGCGGGGGCGCTGGACGGCGCGACCGGGTTCAAGGCGTTCTGGTACATCACGTGGCCGAGCATCCGGAGCGTGGTGAGCATCGTCATCGTCCTCGGGGTGGTCTACACGCTCAAGGTCGTCGACATCATCCTCGGCCTGACCGGCGGCGGACCCGCGAACTCGACGCAGACCCTCGCCACGAACGCCTACCACCAGTCGTTCGTCAACTTCCAGTTCGGCATCGGAGCCGCGGTGAGCAACGTCCTCATCGTCGTCTCGTTCGTCTTCGCGATGATCTACATCGCGATCTCCCGGAAGGCGGTCGACGAATGA
- a CDS encoding carbohydrate ABC transporter permease, translating into MSVGLANQTVTATRALTTRRTARLPRPKRGVKGIPLTILGIVFLAVMVFPVYWMVNTSLQATSGAATATWFPWSPTFAGYEAAFQQQGQNFLSSMIIGLGTVVLTLAVATPAAYGLARFRMRGTRVFLLVLLITQMIPAIVIANALYTLFNNIGLLNSYVGLILADSAVQVPFAVLLMRAFMESIPPSLVEAALVDGANDFRAFVSIVLPISRNAIVTAALFTFLGAWGDFLIALTLTSTPAVRPITLGIYNYIGSNVTDWGPVMATSVLASLPAAVLLIVAQRYISAGALGGAVK; encoded by the coding sequence ATGAGCGTCGGACTCGCGAACCAGACCGTCACCGCGACCCGAGCCCTCACCACGAGGCGCACGGCGCGACTCCCCCGGCCGAAGCGCGGCGTCAAGGGCATCCCGCTCACGATCCTCGGCATCGTGTTCCTCGCGGTCATGGTGTTCCCCGTCTACTGGATGGTGAACACCAGCCTGCAGGCGACGTCCGGGGCGGCGACCGCGACCTGGTTCCCGTGGTCCCCGACGTTCGCCGGCTACGAGGCCGCGTTCCAGCAGCAGGGGCAGAACTTCCTGTCGAGCATGATCATCGGCCTCGGCACGGTCGTGCTCACCCTCGCGGTCGCGACCCCCGCCGCGTACGGGCTCGCCCGGTTCCGGATGCGCGGTACGCGGGTGTTCCTGCTCGTGCTGCTCATCACGCAGATGATCCCGGCGATCGTCATCGCGAACGCGCTCTACACGCTGTTCAACAACATCGGTCTGCTCAACAGCTACGTCGGGCTCATCCTCGCGGACAGCGCCGTGCAGGTCCCGTTCGCCGTCCTGCTCATGCGGGCGTTCATGGAGTCGATCCCGCCGAGCCTCGTCGAGGCGGCGCTCGTGGACGGCGCGAACGACTTCCGTGCGTTCGTGTCGATCGTCCTGCCGATCAGCCGCAACGCGATCGTCACCGCGGCGCTCTTCACCTTCCTCGGGGCCTGGGGCGACTTCCTCATCGCGCTGACCCTGACCTCCACACCGGCCGTGCGCCCGATCACGCTCGGCATCTACAACTACATCGGCTCGAACGTCACCGACTGGGGGCCCGTCATGGCCACCTCCGTCCTGGCGTCGCTGCCCGCCGCCGTGCTGCTCATCGTCGCGCAGCGGTACATCTCCGCGGGTGCCCTCGGTGGCGCCGTCAAGTGA
- a CDS encoding ThuA domain-containing protein → MTSTPLRITVWGENVHEQVEQHVAERYPDGMHGAIADGIRENLPDAVVRTATMQEPEHGLTDEVLAETDVLTWWGHAAHADVDDAVVDRVHKHVLSGMGLVVLHSGHWSKIFGKLMGTTCTLRWRSEHDQELVWTVNPQHPITRGVPNPIVIPEQEMYGEYFDVPTPDELVFISGFTGGEVFRSGMTYRRGAGKIFYFSPGDQDFPVYHHKDVRRVIANAAEWARPERERELPTLRRYDLGEYFDGQHYRGPFDDAPADGEVPA, encoded by the coding sequence ATGACCTCCACTCCCTTGCGCATCACCGTGTGGGGCGAGAACGTCCACGAGCAGGTCGAGCAGCACGTCGCCGAGCGGTACCCCGACGGCATGCACGGCGCGATCGCGGACGGCATCCGCGAGAACCTGCCGGACGCCGTCGTCCGGACCGCGACGATGCAGGAGCCCGAGCACGGCCTCACCGACGAGGTCCTCGCCGAGACCGACGTCCTCACCTGGTGGGGCCACGCCGCGCACGCCGACGTCGACGACGCCGTGGTCGACCGGGTCCACAAGCACGTCCTGTCCGGCATGGGCCTCGTCGTCCTGCACTCCGGCCACTGGTCGAAGATCTTCGGCAAGCTCATGGGCACCACGTGCACGCTCCGGTGGCGCAGCGAGCACGACCAGGAACTCGTCTGGACCGTGAACCCGCAGCACCCGATCACCCGCGGCGTCCCCAACCCGATCGTCATCCCCGAGCAGGAGATGTACGGCGAGTACTTCGACGTCCCCACCCCGGACGAGCTCGTCTTCATCTCCGGGTTCACCGGCGGCGAGGTCTTCCGGAGCGGCATGACCTACCGCCGCGGCGCCGGGAAGATCTTCTACTTCTCCCCCGGCGACCAGGACTTCCCCGTGTACCACCACAAGGACGTCCGCCGCGTGATCGCGAACGCCGCCGAGTGGGCCCGACCGGAGCGGGAGCGCGAGCTGCCCACGCTCCGCCGGTACGACCTCGGCGAGTACTTCGACGGCCAGCACTACCGCGGCCCGTTCGACGACGCGCCCGCCGACGGGGAGGTGCCGGCGTGA
- a CDS encoding Gfo/Idh/MocA family oxidoreductase produces the protein MTAPLRVVQVGAGGMGRAWLSTAAADPDVELVGIVDLDLDAARAGAGVAGDPTIPVGTDLSALIAETGAEAVLDITVPVAHHPVTLEALRAGLPVLGEKPAAQTVAEALALAAAAEATGKLFMVSQSRRYNDQLVAFRQHVRGLGAIGGLDTRFAKAPHFGGFREEMDDVLLLDMAIHAFDSARYVLERDPVSVYCESWNPSWSWYRGDAAAAAVFTFEDDVRYVYDGSWCAPGAETSWNGDWRASGAAGTALWDGDHDPWSDLDGTPGTPAAAPSVGNEIAGSLASFVRAVRTGEVPDGEVHGNVMSLTMVDAAIASARSGRRIVIDEVLEQAHATAIEHEQDPAIRERLTAWGSVRGALSTGSPDAAALG, from the coding sequence GTGACCGCCCCCCTGCGTGTCGTCCAGGTCGGCGCCGGTGGCATGGGCCGTGCCTGGCTCAGCACCGCCGCAGCGGACCCGGACGTCGAGCTCGTCGGCATCGTCGACCTCGACCTCGACGCCGCGCGGGCCGGAGCCGGCGTCGCGGGCGACCCGACGATCCCCGTCGGCACCGACCTCAGCGCGCTCATCGCCGAGACGGGGGCGGAGGCGGTGCTCGACATCACCGTCCCCGTCGCACACCACCCGGTGACGCTCGAGGCGCTCCGGGCCGGTCTGCCCGTCCTCGGGGAGAAGCCCGCCGCGCAGACGGTCGCGGAGGCCCTCGCCCTCGCGGCCGCCGCCGAGGCCACCGGCAAGCTGTTCATGGTGTCGCAGTCCCGCCGGTACAACGACCAGCTCGTGGCGTTCCGGCAGCACGTCCGGGGGCTCGGGGCCATCGGCGGCCTCGACACCCGGTTCGCGAAGGCCCCGCACTTCGGGGGCTTCCGCGAGGAGATGGACGACGTGCTCCTCCTCGACATGGCGATCCACGCGTTCGACTCGGCCCGGTACGTGCTCGAGCGCGACCCGGTGTCGGTCTACTGCGAGTCGTGGAACCCGTCGTGGTCCTGGTACCGCGGCGACGCCGCCGCCGCCGCCGTGTTCACCTTCGAGGACGACGTCCGGTACGTGTACGACGGCTCGTGGTGCGCACCGGGTGCCGAGACCTCGTGGAACGGCGACTGGCGGGCCTCCGGCGCGGCGGGCACCGCGCTCTGGGACGGCGACCACGACCCGTGGAGCGACCTCGACGGCACGCCGGGCACACCCGCGGCCGCCCCGAGCGTCGGCAACGAGATCGCCGGCTCGCTCGCGTCCTTCGTGCGGGCGGTCCGCACCGGCGAGGTCCCGGACGGCGAGGTGCACGGCAACGTCATGAGCCTCACCATGGTGGACGCGGCGATCGCCTCGGCCCGGTCCGGACGGCGCATCGTCATCGACGAGGTGCTCGAGCAGGCGCACGCCACGGCGATCGAGCACGAGCAAGACCCCGCGATCCGCGAGCGGCTCACCGCGTGGGGGTCGGTCCGCGGCGCGCTGTCGACGGGGTCACCCGACGCGGCCGCCCTCGGCTAG
- a CDS encoding ABC transporter substrate-binding protein: MAIDRRLFLLGGAGVLLLAGCSSRPERTTVEDWPTDPPEGDVTISWWAGQVASKDGGDLRRRLIAEFQKEHPNIRVRIVSAPSDTDTNRTSLTTQIAAGSPTPDVYLGDVAWPGQFSKNKLATPVNRLVGEDFFDQFPEGLRAAASVDGTYYMFPLYIDESFFLYRKDLLDKHGFQVPRSWEEVRETAAKLVDTGDVSYGFAFQGDVYEGLTCNVTEFVADAGGSLLNDDLTKPETTSSETKRAFEFMRSLITDGASPRATLTYQEQDTNDAFSGGRAAFLRNWSYAWGIANGPDSAVAGKVGLAARPTFDGQDEHHSTIGGWGNYINPHTQQPAAALTFAKWMSSETAQQFLTREGGVLPARSASLTSQDAKRQNRPTYDTAAGITLVPRPTSTAYYPKVSQGVYQNGNSILGGQASVDGGTRSMASAISLALAGEAL; encoded by the coding sequence ATGGCGATCGACCGCAGACTGTTCCTGCTCGGGGGAGCGGGGGTGCTGCTCCTCGCCGGGTGCTCCAGCCGACCCGAGCGGACCACCGTCGAGGACTGGCCCACCGACCCGCCCGAGGGTGACGTCACGATCAGCTGGTGGGCCGGGCAGGTGGCCTCGAAGGACGGCGGGGACCTCCGGCGACGCCTCATCGCGGAGTTCCAGAAGGAGCACCCGAACATCCGGGTCCGCATCGTCAGCGCGCCGAGCGACACCGACACGAACCGGACGAGCCTCACGACCCAGATCGCTGCGGGCAGCCCGACGCCGGACGTGTACCTCGGGGACGTCGCGTGGCCCGGGCAGTTCTCGAAGAACAAGCTCGCGACCCCGGTGAACCGGCTCGTCGGAGAGGACTTCTTCGACCAGTTCCCCGAGGGCCTGCGTGCCGCGGCGAGCGTCGACGGCACGTACTACATGTTCCCGCTCTACATCGACGAGTCGTTCTTCCTGTACCGCAAGGACCTCCTCGACAAGCACGGCTTCCAGGTCCCGCGCTCGTGGGAGGAAGTCCGCGAGACCGCAGCGAAGCTCGTCGACACGGGCGACGTCAGCTACGGGTTCGCCTTCCAGGGTGACGTCTACGAGGGCCTCACGTGCAACGTCACCGAGTTCGTCGCGGACGCCGGCGGCTCGTTGCTGAACGACGACCTGACGAAGCCGGAGACGACCAGCTCGGAGACGAAGCGCGCGTTCGAGTTCATGCGTTCGCTCATCACCGACGGCGCCAGCCCCCGGGCGACCCTGACGTACCAGGAGCAGGACACGAACGACGCCTTCTCGGGTGGCCGCGCGGCGTTCCTCCGCAACTGGTCGTACGCGTGGGGCATCGCGAACGGCCCGGACTCCGCCGTGGCGGGCAAGGTCGGGCTCGCCGCACGCCCGACGTTCGACGGACAGGACGAGCACCACTCGACGATCGGCGGGTGGGGGAACTACATCAACCCGCACACGCAGCAGCCCGCCGCGGCGCTGACGTTCGCGAAGTGGATGTCGAGCGAGACCGCGCAGCAGTTCCTCACCCGTGAGGGCGGCGTGCTCCCCGCCCGGTCGGCGTCGCTCACGAGCCAGGACGCGAAGCGGCAGAACCGTCCGACCTACGACACCGCCGCGGGCATCACGCTGGTGCCCCGCCCGACCTCGACGGCGTACTACCCGAAGGTCTCGCAGGGCGTCTACCAGAACGGCAACAGCATCCTCGGCGGCCAGGCGTCCGTCGACGGCGGCACGCGCTCGATGGCCTCGGCCATCTCGCTCGCCCTGGCCGGTGAGGCGCTGTGA
- a CDS encoding extracellular solute-binding protein, producing MKQKFPSSPRRIRALLGAAAVLATVPLVLTGCSGSGSASSGGSKALTIEDYYDASYNPVYKQCAKDVGATVTINHVAGAGLISKVLQQASSKTLPDVLMLDNPDVQQIASSGALSDLSAYGLSASGDVPGVKAASTYKGKLYGVQSNTNSIALYYNKKLLSEAGVQPPKTWDELKAAAKKLTKGSTYGFAMSNINTYEGTWQFLPFFWSNGGDEKDIATPQAAQALQLVEDLQNDGSMSKSSINWAQADVNNQFLAGKAAMMINGPWQLPALNEKKGLEFDSVPIPTRTGDATVAPLGGEAFTVPQTGDKAKMQLAGKFVGCLHSVKGQEALAKLSGNVPTNLEAGAKWAESHPQVASFVTTVKTARARTGELGPDWPKAATKIYTAVQLALTGKASPEAALQQAQSQNQ from the coding sequence ATGAAGCAGAAGTTCCCCTCGTCGCCCCGCCGGATCCGTGCCCTGCTCGGCGCGGCAGCGGTCCTCGCGACGGTCCCCCTGGTGCTCACCGGCTGCTCCGGCTCCGGGTCCGCCTCCTCCGGCGGGAGCAAGGCCCTCACCATCGAGGACTACTACGACGCGAGCTACAACCCGGTGTACAAGCAGTGCGCGAAGGACGTCGGCGCCACCGTCACCATCAACCACGTCGCCGGTGCCGGCCTGATCTCGAAGGTGCTGCAGCAGGCGTCGTCGAAGACCCTCCCCGACGTGCTCATGCTCGACAACCCGGACGTGCAGCAGATCGCGTCGTCGGGTGCGCTCTCCGACCTCAGCGCGTACGGGCTCAGCGCCTCCGGGGACGTCCCCGGCGTCAAGGCGGCGAGCACCTACAAGGGCAAGCTCTACGGCGTGCAGTCGAACACGAACTCGATCGCGCTGTACTACAACAAGAAGCTGCTCTCCGAGGCCGGTGTCCAGCCGCCGAAGACGTGGGACGAGCTCAAGGCCGCCGCGAAGAAGCTCACCAAGGGATCGACCTACGGCTTCGCGATGAGCAACATCAACACCTACGAGGGCACCTGGCAGTTCCTGCCGTTCTTCTGGTCGAACGGCGGTGACGAGAAGGACATCGCGACGCCGCAGGCAGCGCAGGCCCTGCAGCTCGTCGAGGACCTGCAGAACGACGGGTCGATGTCGAAGAGCTCGATCAACTGGGCCCAAGCCGACGTCAACAACCAGTTCCTCGCCGGCAAGGCCGCGATGATGATCAACGGCCCGTGGCAGCTCCCCGCCCTGAACGAGAAGAAGGGCCTCGAGTTCGACAGCGTGCCGATCCCGACCCGCACCGGCGACGCCACCGTCGCTCCGCTCGGCGGCGAGGCGTTCACCGTCCCGCAGACCGGCGACAAGGCGAAGATGCAGCTCGCCGGCAAGTTCGTCGGCTGCCTCCACTCCGTGAAGGGCCAGGAGGCCCTCGCGAAGCTCAGCGGGAACGTCCCGACGAACCTCGAGGCCGGCGCGAAGTGGGCCGAGAGCCACCCGCAGGTCGCCTCGTTCGTCACCACGGTCAAGACCGCCCGTGCCCGCACCGGTGAGCTCGGCCCCGACTGGCCCAAGGCCGCGACGAAGATCTACACCGCCGTCCAGCTCGCCCTCACCGGCAAGGCCAGCCCCGAGGCAGCGCTCCAGCAGGCGCAGTCCCAGAACCAGTAG